The proteins below are encoded in one region of Silene latifolia isolate original U9 population chromosome 2, ASM4854445v1, whole genome shotgun sequence:
- the LOC141632283 gene encoding ribonuclease 1-like encodes MAKSVGSMMLKLVVVLSFSGVALGNGFSAFYFVQQWLGSYCTQKGVRCCNPPTGKLTPDFTIYGLWPYNNGNFPYNCGSNNFDEALIKPLQTRLRKSWPTYTCPQIGRKFWVHEWNKHGTCSKSALGELKYFKTALNLKNRINILQALARAGIRPDNNKLYSLKSVKRAIARAFGHHPFIGCNHDAQGNSQIWQVSMCFDTTGTRLIKCPFMPKGRNFCASRVKLPYY; translated from the exons ATGGCGAAATCGGTTGGGTCAATGATGTTGAAGCTTGTAGTTGTGTTAAGCTTCTCTGGAGTTGCCCTGGGAAATGGATTCAGTGCTTTCTACTTTGTACAACAG TGGTTAGGATCATATTGTACTCAGAAAGGAGTAAGATGTTGCAACCCGCCAACAGGAAAGCTTACACCCGATTTTACAATTTACGGTCTTTGGCCTTACAACAATGGGAACTTCCCTTACAATTGTGGAAGCAACAATTTCGATGAAGCCTTG ATAAAACCCCTGCAGACGCGGTTAAGAAAATCATGGCCAACATACACATGCCCACAAATAGGCAGGAAATTTTGGGTACATGAGTGGAATAAGCACGGAACATGCTCAAAATCCGCCTTAGGTGAACTTAAATACTTCAAGACGGCTCTGAACCTCAAGAACAGGATCAACATCCTCCAAGCTCTGGCTCGAGCAGGGATCAGGCCAGACAACAACAAATTGTACTCTCTTAAGTCGGTCAAGCGGGCCATTGCTCGAGCCTTTGGGCACCACCCATTCATTGGGTGCAACCATGATGCACAAGGGAATAGCCAGATTTGGCAAGTGTCTATGTGTTTTGATACAACAGGAACTAGGCTTATCAAATGCCCATTTATGCCTAAAGGACGTAACTTTTGTGCATCAAGAGTTAAATTACCATactattaa
- the LOC141641881 gene encoding uncharacterized protein LOC141641881: MWPKNNLVNYLKKGTITRRKLEVWTKEGHGHWVNSLALSTDHVLRTGAFGHKGTQHESPEEAKEAALEIYNKVRGNAPERLVSGSDDRSLYIWEPLLDKHPKFRLTGHQQLVNSVGFSPDGQWLASGSFDKSVRLWNPRTGKFVHVFRGHVASVNQICWSADSRFLVSASKDSTLKVWDIRTLKLKHDLPGHFDEVYAVDWSPNGEKAASGSKDKTTKFFM, encoded by the exons ATGTGGCCGAAAAATAATTTGGTAAACTATTTGAAG aaaggaacaattacaagacgcaagcttgaagtttggaccaaggaggggCATGGGCATTGGGTCAATTCTCTGGCACTCAGCACTGATCATGTCCTTCGTACCGGAGCTTTTGGTCACAAGGGAACACAACATGAATCTCCCGAGGAAGCGAAAGAG GCTGCTTTGGAGATTTATAACAAAGTGAGGGGCAACGCTCCAGAGAGACTAGTTTCAGGCTCTGATGATCGTTCCCTGTACATATGGGAACCTCTTCTAGACAAGCACCCTAAATTTCGATTGACGGGCCACCAGCAG CTTGTGAACAGCGTTGGGTTTTCCCCTGACGGGCAATGGTTGGCAAGTGGATCATTTGATAAATCAGTCAGGTTGTGGAACCCTCGTACGGGAAAATTTGTTCATGTTTTTCGAGGTCATGTTGCGTCTGTGAATCAGATCTG CTGGTCAGCGGATAGTCGGTTTCTAGTGAGTGCAAGCAAGGACTCCACTTTAAAG GTCTGGGATATTAGGACACTAAAACTAAAGCATGACCTGCCAGGCCATTTTGATGAG GTTTATGCTGTGGACTGGAGCCCTAACGGAGAAAAGGCGGCCTCTGGTAGCAAAGACAAGACAACGAAATTTTTTATGTGA
- the LOC141644147 gene encoding notchless protein homolog: MVMEVMEEEERSVICALKDSEGNPLGGPISVPHSIGPKQFQQIINKLLGNEEKLPYAFYIDDRELVVELGVFLQSTNASVENIVQIVYQPQAIFRIAPVYRCSQTLSAHQDAVLVVKFSPDGRNLASGSGDTNITLWDINTQLPQYTCQGHKNWVLSVEWSPDAKYLASGSKAGDIMCWDPKTGKSLGGPLVGHRKWITAISWEPLHLQAPCRRFVSASKDGDARIWDVVLKRCVMCLSGHTLSVTCVKWGGDGVIYTGSQDCTIKVWNTQQGTLIRELKGHGHWVNSLALSTDHVLRTGAFGHKGTQHESPEEAKEAALEIYNKVRGNAPERLVSGSDDRSLYIWEPLLDKHPKFRLTGHQQLVNSVGFSPDGQWLASGSFDKSVRLWNPRTGKFVHVFRGHVASVNQICWSADSRFLVSASKDSTLKVWDIRTLKLKHDLPGHFDEVYAVDWSPNGEKAASGSKDKTTKFFM; this comes from the exons ATGGTAATGGAAGTGATGGAGGAAGAGGAAAGAAGTGTAATTTGTGCGCTGAAAGACTCGGAAGGGAATCCATTGGGAGGCCCTATCAGTGTTCCTCACTCGATTGGTCCCAAACAATTTCAACAAATCATTAATAAACTCCTCGGCAAT GAAGAGAAATTGCCGTATGCGTTTTATATTGATGATCGTGAACTTGTTGTTGAACTCGGAGTTTTTCTTCAGTCAACCAATG CTTCTGTGGAGAATATAGTACAAATTGTTTATCAACCTCAAGCAATTTTTCGCATTGCTCCAGTTTATCGTTGTTCTCAAACACTATCTG CTCACCAAGATGCTGTGCTTGTGGTTAAATTTAGCCCTGATGGCAGAAATTTGGCTAGTGGTTCAGGCGACACTAATATCACGCTCTGGGACATAAATACCCAATTACCACAGTACACGTGTCAAG GACATAAGAATTGGGTTCTTTCCGTTGAATGGTCACCTGATGCTAAGTATCTAGCCAGTGGCAGCAAGGCAGGAGATATTATGTGCTGGGATCCGAAAACTGGAAAGTCTCTTGGTGGACCGCTTGTG GGGCACAGAAAATGGATAACAGCCATATCTTGGGAACCCCTCCACCTTCAAGCTCCATGTCGCCGATTTGTAAGTGCTAGCAAAGATGGTGATGCACGCATCTGGGATGTAGTTCTTAAAAGATGTGTAATGTGCCTGAGCGGCCATACACTATCTGTAACATGTGTAAAATGGGGTGGAGATGGAGTAATATACACTGG ATCTCAAGATTGTACTATAAAAGTTTGGAACACACAGCAAGGGACGTTGATTCGTGAGTTGAAG GGGCATGGGCATTGGGTCAATTCTCTGGCACTCAGCACTGATCATGTCCTTCGTACCGGAGCTTTTGGTCACAAGGGAACACAACATGAATCTCCCGAGGAAGCGAAAGAG GCTGCTTTGGAGATTTATAACAAAGTTAGGGGCAACGCTCCAGAGAGACTGGTTTCAGGCTCTGATGATCGCTCCCTGTACATATGGGAACCTCTTCTAGACAAGCACCCTAAATTTCGATTGACGGGCCACCAACAG CTTGTGAACAGCGTTGGGTTTTCCCCTGATGGGCAATGGTTGGCAAGTGGTTCATTTGATAAATCAGTCAGGTTGTGGAACCCTCGTACGGGAAAATTTGTTCATGTTTTTCGAGGTCATGTTGCGTCTGTGAATCAGATCTG CTGGTCAGCGGATAGTCGGTTTCTAGTGAGTGCAAGCAAGGACTCCACTTTAAAG GTCTGGGATATTAGGACTCTAAAACTCAAGCATGACCTGCCAGGCCATTTTGATGAG GTTTATGCCGTGGACTGGAGCCCTAACGGAGAAAAGGCGGCCTCTGGTAGCAAAGACAAGACAACGAAATTTTTTATGTGA